The nucleotide window CTTGTCAACACCTTTGAAGCGTTGGAACATGAGGCTTTGAGGGCCGTTGACAATTTCAACATGATCCCCATCGGGCCGTTGATTCCCTCGGCCTTCTTGGACGGGAAAGACCCCACTGATACTTCATTTGGGGGTGACATCTTCCGCCCCTCGAATGATTGTGGTGAATGGTTGGACTCAAAGCCAGAGATGTCGGTGGTTTATGTCTCATTTGGTAGTTTTTGCGTGTTGTCGAAGAAGCAAATGGAAGAACTTGCACTTGCGTTATTAGATTGTGGAAGTCCTTTCTTGTGGGTCagtagagaaaaagaagaagaggagcTAAGCTGCAGGGAGGAGTTGGAACAGAAGGGGAAGATAGTAAATTGGTGTTCTCAAGTGGAAGTTCTTTCACATCGTTCTGTGGGGTGTTTTGTGACGCACTGTGGTTGGAATTCGACAATGGAAAGCTTGGCTTCGGGGGTTCCTATGTTTGCATTTCCTCAGTGGATCGAACAGAAGACTAATGCGAAGCTAATAGAAGATGTGTGGAAGACGGGGGTGAGAGTGGATAAACAGGTAAACGAGGAAGGGATagtagaaaaggaagaaattatcAAGTGTTTGGAAGTGGCCATGGGGAGTGGAAAGAAAGGACAGGAATTGAGAAACAATGCAAAAAATTGGAAGGGTTTGGCCAGGGAAGCTGTCAAGGAAGGTAGCGGCTCTTCGGATAAGAATCTAAGGGCTTTTCTGGATGATCTTTGCCCTCATTAAATGCATATATAACTTCATTATCTCTATTTTTCTATCCATTCTCATGTAATTTAAAGAACAATAGTTgtgaaataaaaagttaaatatactataaaaaaattgtaatatatatatatatatttttgttatcattCGGGAATGTTTACTttgctattaaaaaaaaaagttaccttTTGTTTTATACTACCTCCTCTGTGTCTCTGATTATAAAATGTTGTTGATTGATTTATAcatattattaagaaaatttgttAAACTTGGGTATTAGCGTTAAATTgtttataaatatcatattttttaaatttactctTAATATTATTCAAATTCTATTTATCTTCTcctatctttataaaaaaaagagaaaaaagacaattaaaaaacatttaattatgtaataaaatgaattagaatattttagtcaaaaaataattagtgaaaaaaaaattaaaataaattcttataaaaaatatattttttgaattatgtttttagcttggttatatttatgaatatgttaggtttattttgttattgttcTAAATAGTCCCTGTCACTGGTCTACAATAAAAGCCCAAAAGGATTAGCCGTATGTATTAGTTTGCAACAGAGATATAATTGGGCTTCATTTTGGGACTTTCCCAGTTTGCAAAGTACACCCctcccttctctttcttttattagttaaaatatagTTTTGAAAATTACCTTCCAGatttaaaaactatgttttttaaatacactctcttctaataattaaaatttaataaaaatcataaatttgaatGGATCTCCTCATTTAATGTGTCTCTTTTCATCTCATATGATCTctgttctttttaattatttatctataaAAGTTTTTATGTAGAAaccaacaaacataataatttcTCTTCATCCTTAAATATAATGTTGTATGCATATGACCTTTGACATcatgtttatgataatgttgcATCACTGAGACTGAAGTAaatttcttcttcatcttcaaagTTAACCTAATCAATCGTATTGTCTTAGAATATTTTCTGTATtagtttgaaatttaaaaatatccaaATGAACAACGAGTAGTAATATTGCATTACCAAAAATGGTGTAGTAATTTACAAATCTCTTAAGTagtggttaaaaaaaattatgtagatGAAATCCGCTGAGGAGGAGGTCAATTCgttaccaaaagaaaaaatagtgatTCTGTAGTTAAGTGATGACAACTAATAGAAAAGGGTAACTTTTCCATTATAAATATGATGACGTCGTATCGCTAATTTTCAATCATAGTATCATTGCTTaatcaattttagatttttagtaCATAAATTGAACGCAATCGTCCATCTTACGGATAACGCAATAATTTATGCTATTGAAAGTTCCAGATTACAATCTTTCGGTGCGTAGCtggaagttgtttattttttcgtttaatttttttgttatcataTATTGTTTATACATAAAGGCCATTAAGCTATGTTCAAGTCCGATACCAAGTTGCACCTAGATAATCGTTTTTAGAAAAAGAATGGCACAATCAGTTTAAGAAAATTTGTAAATACGAAAGAAAAGTCATAACAAATTGTCTCATGCAAAATAT belongs to Glycine soja cultivar W05 chromosome 5, ASM419377v2, whole genome shotgun sequence and includes:
- the LOC114412861 gene encoding crocetin glucosyltransferase, chloroplastic-like; this translates as MFRHRFLIVMYPAQGHINPAFQFAKRLVSLGAHVTVSTTVHMHRRITNKPTLPHLSFLPFSDGYDDGYTSTDYALQASEFKRRGSEFVTNLIASNAQEGHPFTCLVHTVLLPWAARAARGFHLPTALLWTQPATILDIFYCYFHEHGDYIKGKIKDPSSSIELPGLPLLLAPRDLPSFLLGSNPTIDSLAVSMFEEQLHDLDMQAKPRILVNTFEALEHEALRAVDNFNMIPIGPLIPSAFLDGKDPTDTSFGGDIFRPSNDCGEWLDSKPEMSVVYVSFGSFCVLSKKQMEELALALLDCGSPFLWVSREKEEEELSCREELEQKGKIVNWCSQVEVLSHRSVGCFVTHCGWNSTMESLASGVPMFAFPQWIEQKTNAKLIEDVWKTGVRVDKQVNEEGIVEKEEIIKCLEVAMGSGKKGQELRNNAKNWKGLAREAVKEGSGSSDKNLRAFLDDLCPH